One window of Chloroflexus aggregans DSM 9485 genomic DNA carries:
- a CDS encoding TadE/TadG family type IV pilus assembly protein, translating to MRSTRRRKTAGQAIVEFALSATVIFLLLSAAVDLGLIFFTLQALRAAAQEGATYGSYPIIVTNSGQVTAVRLDYQEIYRRIRFAGGDRPSGIANLFDLNGDGIDDAGQDAVFNARNPANPNGFVIIENPKGPNPANLSGTCATTTPRVDMRNAGQNCWIRVTIRYRYRLFFPFAPAFGREIILRVTHTMPIRSQFVG from the coding sequence ATGCGAAGCACACGACGTCGAAAAACTGCCGGTCAAGCCATTGTTGAGTTTGCCCTCTCGGCTACGGTTATTTTTCTGCTCCTGTCTGCCGCCGTTGACCTTGGTTTGATTTTCTTTACGTTGCAGGCGTTACGCGCTGCTGCACAAGAGGGGGCGACGTATGGTAGCTACCCAATCATCGTCACCAATAGTGGCCAAGTGACGGCGGTACGGCTCGATTATCAGGAGATTTATAGGCGGATTCGCTTTGCCGGTGGCGACCGACCTTCGGGGATTGCAAATTTGTTCGATTTGAACGGTGATGGGATTGATGATGCAGGACAAGATGCTGTGTTTAACGCAAGAAATCCGGCTAATCCGAACGGTTTCGTGATCATTGAAAATCCAAAAGGGCCGAATCCAGCTAATCTAAGTGGTACTTGTGCAACAACGACACCGCGGGTCGATATGCGCAATGCCGGACAGAACTGCTGGATCCGCGTCACTATTCGCTACCGATATCGGCTCTTCTTCCCTTTTGCGCCGGCGTTTGGGCGCGAGATTATCTTGCGAGTTACCCACACGATGCCGATCCGGAGCCAATTTGTCGGGTAG
- a CDS encoding phosphoenolpyruvate carboxylase, translated as MQPLDHAKAEQDFHFLLTCFQRMLRDIGAISVAAALPWLHEGTDQSAVAVRELAQAFGIAFQLLNIAEENAAVQQRRMTDRDPSLPPESGRWRDALLKLQRAGFTADEIAAALPEIRVEPVLTAHPTEAKRTTVLDHYRELYLLLVRRESQRWSPAEQAEIETDIIALLERLWRTGNIFLSKPDVASEVRNVLHYLVNVFPDVLPVLDNQLRYAWQMSGFDPTLLTERWPKLTFGSWVGGDRDGHPLVTAEITAQTLHELRLQALRLLRRRIRQAVRHLSISDLLVPTPPGLAEQIRRMTNALGMRGVQAVARNPNEPWRQALHLMLARLPIDDAPAEAARLVDEPGRYRNADELLHDLQEFAQYLREVGCGRLADAEVRPLMYLVQTFGFHLATLDIRQNSQFHDRALAQLLKVAALPTDDLLGGDPERRRALLEREIVSPRPFAHPDTPLDPEAAAVVGCYRVLASHIARYGTSGLGPLIISMTRDVTDVLVVYLLAREAGLAYATPEGLVCRLPVVPLFETIEDLEHSPQILAEILDHPVTRRSLRAQSQNGELVQQVMIGYSDSNKDGGILASQWALQRAQRAMSEVGAARGVRIRFFHGRGGTISRGAGPTNRFIAMLPPGSLNGDLRLTEQGEVIAQKYANRLTAAYNLELLLAGTTTHTLLHRRHPPLPHPLEPVMERLVQQARAAYRNLIERDGFITFFRQATPIDVIEQSRIGSRPARRTGQATLADLRAIPWVFSWNQSRFYLPGWYGVGSALHALRDTDPAVWEELCAAQWNWPFLSYLLANVSTSLLTAHRPTMHAYASLVEDEVLRRDFLTLIDAEFERTVAALEAIFGMPLDRRWPQLAETLARRQIGLAPLHQQQIELLRQWRAQRAADDPAAETTLIDLLLLVNAIAAGLRTTG; from the coding sequence ATGCAACCACTCGATCATGCTAAAGCTGAGCAGGATTTTCACTTTTTGCTGACATGCTTTCAGCGTATGCTCCGTGATATTGGTGCGATCTCGGTTGCAGCAGCATTGCCATGGTTGCATGAGGGAACCGATCAGTCGGCAGTAGCAGTAAGGGAATTGGCGCAGGCATTTGGGATTGCCTTCCAGTTGCTCAACATTGCCGAAGAGAATGCGGCAGTCCAGCAGCGCCGGATGACCGACCGTGATCCCTCATTGCCGCCCGAATCGGGTCGTTGGCGTGATGCGTTGTTGAAATTACAGCGTGCTGGCTTCACGGCTGATGAGATTGCGGCGGCGTTGCCTGAAATACGAGTTGAACCGGTGCTAACCGCCCATCCAACCGAGGCAAAACGCACTACCGTCCTCGATCATTACCGCGAGCTGTATCTGTTGCTCGTCCGACGTGAAAGCCAACGTTGGTCTCCGGCAGAGCAAGCCGAGATCGAGACCGATATTATAGCGTTGTTAGAGCGGTTGTGGCGGACCGGTAACATCTTTCTTAGTAAACCGGATGTAGCTTCAGAGGTACGAAATGTCCTGCACTACCTTGTGAACGTTTTTCCTGACGTATTGCCGGTCCTGGATAATCAATTGCGCTATGCGTGGCAAATGAGCGGATTTGATCCGACATTACTGACCGAGCGTTGGCCAAAGCTAACGTTTGGTTCGTGGGTCGGTGGCGACCGCGATGGGCATCCGCTGGTCACGGCCGAGATTACGGCGCAGACGTTACACGAGTTACGGTTGCAGGCCTTGCGCTTACTCCGGCGTCGGATTCGGCAGGCGGTGCGTCATCTGAGTATCTCGGATCTGCTGGTACCAACCCCGCCCGGTCTGGCCGAGCAGATTCGGCGGATGACGAATGCCTTGGGGATGCGAGGGGTACAAGCGGTGGCGCGGAATCCGAACGAGCCATGGCGGCAGGCGTTACATCTGATGCTGGCGCGCCTACCGATCGATGATGCACCGGCGGAAGCAGCGCGTTTGGTTGATGAACCGGGACGGTATCGTAATGCAGATGAACTGCTGCACGATTTACAAGAATTTGCGCAGTATTTACGGGAGGTTGGTTGTGGGCGCCTGGCCGACGCAGAAGTGCGGCCATTGATGTACTTGGTGCAGACGTTTGGCTTTCATCTCGCTACCCTTGATATCCGGCAGAACAGCCAGTTTCACGATCGGGCGTTGGCTCAACTGTTGAAGGTTGCCGCCTTACCGACCGATGATCTCTTGGGTGGTGATCCTGAACGGCGACGAGCATTGTTAGAAAGAGAAATCGTTTCACCGCGTCCGTTTGCCCATCCCGATACACCGCTCGATCCAGAAGCAGCGGCAGTGGTCGGTTGTTATCGGGTGTTGGCTTCTCATATTGCTCGCTACGGTACGAGTGGTCTTGGCCCGCTGATCATCAGCATGACACGTGATGTGACGGATGTACTGGTGGTGTACTTGCTGGCGCGTGAAGCCGGGTTGGCCTATGCAACGCCAGAGGGGTTGGTTTGTCGGTTACCGGTTGTACCTCTGTTTGAAACCATCGAAGATCTCGAACACAGTCCGCAGATTTTAGCCGAGATTCTCGATCATCCGGTGACCCGTCGTAGTTTACGGGCACAGTCTCAGAATGGTGAGCTGGTCCAGCAGGTGATGATCGGGTATAGCGATAGCAATAAAGATGGCGGGATTCTCGCCAGTCAGTGGGCGTTGCAACGAGCACAACGTGCTATGAGCGAGGTCGGGGCGGCACGCGGAGTACGGATTCGCTTTTTCCACGGACGTGGAGGAACGATAAGTCGCGGTGCGGGGCCAACCAATCGGTTTATTGCGATGCTGCCACCGGGCAGTTTGAACGGCGATTTGCGCTTGACCGAACAGGGTGAAGTCATTGCCCAAAAATACGCTAACCGTCTGACTGCTGCCTATAATCTCGAATTATTGTTGGCCGGAACGACGACACATACGCTGTTACATCGGCGCCATCCACCTCTACCACATCCGCTTGAGCCGGTGATGGAACGGTTGGTGCAACAGGCGCGGGCAGCATACCGTAATTTGATCGAGCGTGATGGTTTTATCACCTTTTTTCGACAAGCCACGCCTATTGATGTGATCGAGCAAAGTCGGATTGGTTCACGTCCGGCACGACGCACGGGGCAAGCGACGCTTGCCGATCTGCGGGCGATTCCTTGGGTGTTTAGCTGGAACCAGTCGCGCTTCTATTTGCCGGGTTGGTATGGGGTGGGGAGTGCGCTGCACGCTTTGCGCGATACCGATCCGGCAGTGTGGGAAGAGCTTTGTGCTGCCCAGTGGAATTGGCCGTTCTTGAGCTATCTCCTGGCAAATGTGAGTACGAGTCTCCTGACTGCTCATCGTCCGACCATGCACGCCTATGCGTCATTAGTCGAAGATGAGGTGCTGCGGCGAGACTTTCTGACCTTGATCGATGCCGAGTTTGAACGTACTGTAGCGGCACTGGAAGCTATCTTTGGCATGCCACTTGACCGACGGTGGCCCCAACTTGCTGAGACGCTCGCCCGTCGCCAGATCGGGCTGGCACCGTTGCACCAGCAGCAGATCGAGTTACTCCGGCAATGGCGCGCCCAGCGAGCGGCTGATGATCCGGCGGCGGAAACAACGCTCATCGATCTGTTGCTGCTGGTCAATGCTATTGCTGCCGGATTACGCACCACGGGGTGA
- a CDS encoding esterase family protein, with the protein MELLVFGHAGAPVLVFPTSHGRFYEYEDRGMVAALGHHLEQGWIQLVCVDSVYSESWYNYNADTDARIWREEQYEHYLITEVLPLIRHLNPNPFLIATGCSFGASEAVIFTLRHPGLIRRVIGLSGLYDLKRFFTNYTQGVYFHNPVDFIPNLNDQWAIDRLRETDIILVTGRDDPSAWSNELLSSQLWAKGIGNALRIWDGWCHDWPYWQHMILKYIGGHD; encoded by the coding sequence ATGGAACTATTGGTTTTTGGTCACGCTGGTGCGCCTGTACTCGTCTTCCCCACATCGCATGGGCGGTTCTACGAGTACGAAGATCGTGGCATGGTGGCAGCTTTGGGTCATCATCTGGAGCAAGGATGGATTCAGCTCGTCTGTGTTGATAGTGTGTATAGTGAAAGTTGGTACAACTATAATGCCGATACTGATGCCCGCATCTGGCGGGAAGAACAGTATGAACACTACCTGATTACCGAGGTCTTACCGCTCATTCGTCATCTCAACCCTAACCCCTTTCTCATAGCGACGGGTTGTTCATTTGGCGCCAGCGAGGCCGTTATCTTCACCCTGCGCCATCCCGGTCTGATCCGGCGCGTGATCGGATTATCGGGATTGTACGATCTCAAGCGGTTTTTTACCAACTACACGCAAGGCGTCTACTTTCATAATCCGGTTGATTTTATTCCGAACCTCAACGATCAGTGGGCGATAGACCGCTTGCGTGAGACCGACATTATTTTGGTTACAGGGCGTGATGATCCGTCGGCGTGGTCGAATGAACTGCTCTCAAGCCAATTATGGGCGAAGGGTATCGGTAATGCGCTCCGGATCTGGGATGGCTGGTGTCACGATTGGCCGTATTGGCAACACATGATCCTCAAATACATCGGCGGCCATGATTAG
- a CDS encoding Tad domain-containing protein encodes MLDRRIRTYRLSRRTRGQSIPLLALMIVVLIGMVALSVDVGRTFSEERRAVAAANAASLSAMNTYVRRPAGTTNKVIYDSIVNSLRSNGIDIENNPNIRMEAYYLNGRGEPIEGGARINPDGTVAPDNVAYIQVNLEGDVDTFFARVVNQNQLPIGATAYAGTCPPTDGVYPIAVNNEYISGNEFRNPGDANGDGKPDNNWQKLTSGPYKGFTKMRLYPTDGNLPGQFGWLRWLDGRGASGANANSNQELELALTGTGSLSKGFMEVVPWPATNLPRPASYPERPGELNVGDWVYGSSGYNNSVGVRNALDAHIAAGTRMVLPIYDIAVGQGSNAAFRVVRFGLFVLTAYGQERGKPYLDFIFLGDPNRQGTACSATPPPPENTSVVRLTGSVELWPEYQIVVNERRPVQYVVILDVSGSMNANFIGQGIVNGRVTQCTNGPPGSPPAQSCGQPQYAWNPVQERRIYVAKKALELLIRQTNMPGNPGYDPTQPIDSMALVWFTHNVPSTNVVPFKSNPNELIQAVNSAGAYQGDPYKTSGGTNGTGGLYRASQLLANAPRTTNQLGKEWIYRRAIIFVTDGVTNTFFNANNSNVNGGSSNQTTYPTGHVCRKAEVLEDALCQTTEVGGKYNGMDRPITQMVNMTNTIKSNQSIQTDIYALALSSIPATGLRDGVASTPRHFYTAETLEPGPDGLNNVDRIMLAINAEIERGPCMSGSDGEWRATIPGNHFQSVGGLSYPNVGEVILQDISTNSIYRAPIVAGTDGRVRYTFEEIPRGTYRMQAYLFYRHPLDPPTAAPRMYSQIFANGSTQSDMVVVLEPNGQGAGFISTIEQNLRLRLDGNVCAVN; translated from the coding sequence ATGCTAGACCGTCGTATCCGTACCTACCGTCTATCACGGCGAACACGGGGGCAGAGCATCCCACTCCTTGCCCTCATGATCGTCGTGCTGATCGGGATGGTAGCATTATCGGTGGATGTAGGGCGCACCTTCTCAGAAGAGCGCCGCGCCGTCGCCGCCGCGAACGCCGCTTCACTATCGGCGATGAATACCTATGTTCGCCGGCCCGCCGGTACAACCAATAAAGTTATCTATGACTCCATTGTGAATTCGCTGCGTTCAAACGGGATCGATATCGAAAATAATCCGAATATTCGGATGGAGGCCTATTACCTCAACGGCCGTGGTGAGCCGATTGAGGGCGGTGCCCGTATCAATCCCGATGGTACGGTGGCACCTGATAACGTGGCGTACATTCAAGTCAACCTCGAAGGTGACGTCGATACCTTCTTTGCCCGCGTTGTGAATCAGAATCAGTTACCGATTGGTGCTACTGCATACGCCGGTACCTGCCCGCCCACCGATGGCGTCTATCCGATTGCGGTGAATAATGAGTACATCAGTGGTAATGAGTTCCGTAATCCGGGTGACGCAAATGGTGACGGCAAGCCTGATAATAACTGGCAAAAACTGACCAGTGGGCCCTACAAAGGCTTTACCAAGATGCGCCTGTACCCGACCGATGGTAACCTGCCCGGTCAGTTTGGATGGTTACGCTGGCTTGACGGTCGTGGTGCGAGTGGTGCAAATGCCAACAGCAACCAAGAGCTAGAGTTAGCGTTAACCGGTACCGGTTCACTTTCCAAGGGCTTTATGGAGGTCGTTCCATGGCCGGCTACCAATCTTCCCCGTCCGGCTAGTTATCCCGAACGACCCGGTGAGTTAAATGTTGGTGACTGGGTTTACGGTAGCTCTGGCTACAACAACAGTGTCGGTGTGCGCAACGCACTTGACGCTCACATTGCTGCCGGGACGCGGATGGTACTGCCGATCTACGATATTGCTGTTGGTCAAGGATCGAATGCTGCCTTCCGGGTTGTGCGCTTCGGGTTGTTTGTGCTGACTGCATATGGGCAGGAGCGGGGTAAGCCTTATCTCGATTTCATCTTCCTCGGTGATCCGAATCGCCAAGGTACAGCCTGCTCGGCAACACCACCGCCGCCGGAGAATACCAGTGTTGTGCGCCTGACCGGGAGTGTTGAGCTGTGGCCGGAGTATCAGATTGTCGTGAATGAGCGTCGTCCGGTGCAATATGTGGTCATTCTTGATGTCTCCGGTTCAATGAATGCCAACTTCATCGGCCAAGGTATCGTGAATGGGCGGGTGACCCAATGCACAAATGGGCCGCCCGGATCGCCGCCAGCTCAAAGCTGTGGTCAGCCCCAATATGCATGGAACCCGGTGCAAGAGCGGCGCATTTATGTCGCCAAAAAGGCGCTTGAGTTGCTGATCCGGCAAACGAATATGCCCGGTAACCCCGGTTACGATCCAACCCAGCCAATTGACAGTATGGCGCTGGTCTGGTTTACGCATAACGTTCCGAGTACGAATGTCGTACCCTTCAAATCGAATCCAAATGAACTGATTCAAGCCGTTAATAGTGCCGGTGCATATCAGGGTGATCCATACAAAACAAGTGGTGGTACTAACGGTACCGGTGGATTGTACCGTGCCAGTCAATTGTTGGCTAATGCACCTAGAACCACCAACCAACTTGGTAAGGAGTGGATCTATCGGCGGGCCATTATCTTCGTAACCGACGGCGTGACGAACACCTTCTTTAATGCCAATAACTCGAATGTGAATGGTGGAAGTAGTAACCAGACTACGTACCCCACAGGCCATGTTTGTCGGAAGGCTGAGGTGCTCGAAGATGCACTGTGTCAGACAACCGAGGTCGGTGGTAAGTACAATGGGATGGATCGACCGATTACGCAAATGGTGAACATGACCAACACTATCAAGTCTAACCAGTCGATCCAGACCGATATTTACGCACTAGCACTCTCGTCGATCCCGGCGACCGGTCTACGTGATGGCGTTGCTAGTACACCGCGCCACTTCTATACTGCGGAAACGCTTGAACCGGGTCCTGATGGGTTGAATAACGTCGACCGCATCATGCTAGCAATCAATGCTGAGATTGAGCGTGGACCGTGTATGAGCGGTAGTGATGGTGAGTGGCGCGCTACTATTCCGGGTAATCACTTCCAGTCGGTGGGTGGACTGAGCTATCCGAATGTCGGTGAGGTGATCTTACAGGATATCTCGACCAATAGCATCTATCGGGCACCGATTGTGGCCGGTACTGATGGTCGGGTACGGTACACCTTTGAGGAGATTCCACGCGGTACCTATCGGATGCAAGCTTATCTCTTCTACCGCCACCCACTTGATCCGCCAACAGCGGCACCGCGGATGTATAGCCAAATCTTTGCCAATGGCTCGACCCAATCGGATATGGTGGTGGTGCTTGAACCGAATGGTCAGGGAGCTGGTTTCATCTCAACGATTGAGCAGAACCTACGCTTGCGCCTCGACGGTAATGTGTGCGCAGTGAACTGA
- a CDS encoding MFS transporter, translating to MTTLPTTIPHTLTWPTIIILVWGRWLISVAFRLVYPLLTLLAASFTVDLNVASLLITVQVAASLLSPLGGFVSDRIGDRATMLWGGIIFCTGSLICALSRSFGWFLLGYAVIGLAVAIAMPALQSYVSTRSHYEHRGRMLGVLELSWALSALLGIPLVTWISERFGIATAFGVLTVAAIATVLLFLVLPNDRHATGPSTPPPSFQSTLQTLRQSNVLAALGFVFIQLAAVELIFVSYAGWLSSAFAATTTQLGLVFGLLGVVELLGSLTATLFTDRIGKRRSVLGGFTLVGIWLLLLPQSHSWPVFLSLLLAFDLCFEFAIVSTFPLISGLNAQNRGAILAAMTACIGGGRIVGSLVGPWLSTIAGYTINSTLAGICVLIGVGMGWWFMHEGRA from the coding sequence ATGACAACATTGCCTACCACGATACCTCACACCCTGACGTGGCCGACGATCATAATTCTGGTATGGGGACGCTGGCTCATCAGTGTGGCATTTCGCCTCGTTTACCCACTGCTTACTTTGCTGGCAGCAAGCTTTACCGTCGATCTCAATGTAGCAAGTTTGTTAATTACTGTGCAAGTGGCAGCCTCGCTCCTCAGTCCGCTCGGTGGTTTCGTGAGCGATCGGATTGGCGATCGGGCAACAATGCTGTGGGGCGGTATCATCTTCTGCACCGGATCGTTGATTTGTGCCCTCAGCCGTAGCTTTGGTTGGTTTCTCTTGGGTTATGCTGTTATTGGTTTGGCCGTCGCCATAGCGATGCCGGCCTTGCAGAGCTATGTCAGTACGCGCAGTCACTATGAACATCGTGGGCGCATGCTCGGTGTTCTCGAATTGAGCTGGGCGCTATCGGCATTGCTCGGTATACCATTGGTGACGTGGATCTCCGAACGGTTTGGCATCGCCACCGCCTTTGGTGTGCTGACCGTTGCTGCCATCGCGACCGTTCTGTTGTTTTTGGTATTACCAAACGATCGACATGCTACGGGGCCATCCACGCCGCCACCTTCCTTCCAGAGTACATTGCAAACCTTACGCCAATCGAATGTCCTGGCAGCACTTGGCTTTGTCTTCATCCAACTCGCCGCCGTCGAACTGATATTTGTCAGTTATGCCGGCTGGTTGAGTAGTGCATTTGCCGCTACCACAACTCAGCTCGGTCTTGTGTTCGGTCTGCTCGGCGTGGTCGAACTACTCGGTTCATTGACTGCGACACTGTTTACCGATCGGATCGGTAAGCGCCGATCGGTGTTAGGCGGCTTTACATTGGTCGGCATCTGGCTCCTGCTCTTGCCGCAAAGTCATTCGTGGCCGGTCTTTCTCTCGCTGCTGTTGGCATTTGATCTCTGTTTCGAGTTTGCGATTGTCTCTACTTTTCCCTTGATCAGTGGCCTGAACGCTCAGAATCGTGGCGCCATTTTAGCGGCGATGACCGCATGTATCGGCGGTGGCCGCATTGTCGGATCGCTGGTCGGACCATGGCTCAGCACGATCGCCGGCTATACGATCAATAGTACGTTGGCCGGGATTTGTGTATTGATCGGGGTTGGGATGGGATGGTGGTTCATGCATGAAGGTCGGGCATAA
- the pdo gene encoding protein disulfide oxidoreductase — MALMQEKDRQAVREAFRGLQHPVELVLFTSADSGEYSEVTQELLQEVVELNPLLRLNVYDLEKDGAYAAELGVDKAPGIVFLSGEERKDNGIRFAGLPSGYEFASLIEAIRLAGGATQPDLQPATLSLLETIKAPMHLQVFVTPTCPYCPRAVVMAYRLALANPYITAEGIEVTEFPELGDRYAVMGVPKTVIDDLVHIEGAVPEGMMVNKLREAIAAAA; from the coding sequence ATGGCCCTTATGCAAGAAAAAGATCGGCAAGCGGTGCGGGAAGCGTTTAGAGGTTTACAACATCCGGTCGAGTTGGTGTTGTTTACTTCAGCGGACAGTGGCGAATACAGTGAAGTAACCCAAGAGCTGCTCCAAGAGGTGGTAGAGCTTAACCCGCTATTGCGCTTGAACGTTTACGATCTTGAAAAAGATGGCGCATATGCTGCCGAACTCGGTGTTGATAAAGCACCGGGGATTGTCTTTTTGTCCGGCGAAGAGCGCAAAGACAACGGCATACGCTTTGCCGGTCTACCAAGCGGCTACGAGTTTGCCTCATTGATCGAGGCAATCCGCTTAGCCGGAGGAGCTACCCAACCCGATTTGCAACCGGCAACGCTGTCGCTGTTAGAGACCATTAAAGCCCCAATGCACTTACAAGTCTTTGTCACACCGACCTGCCCTTACTGTCCACGTGCGGTAGTTATGGCGTACCGATTAGCACTGGCTAACCCGTACATCACCGCCGAGGGCATCGAAGTGACTGAATTCCCTGAACTTGGCGATCGCTACGCGGTGATGGGTGTCCCCAAGACGGTGATCGACGATCTGGTGCATATTGAGGGTGCTGTACCCGAAGGTATGATGGTCAACAAACTACGCGAGGCGATCGCCGCTGCGGCCTAA
- a CDS encoding TadE family protein, with protein sequence MKPKRGQSIVEMALLLPTMLIVLFGIIEFGYLIFAYSMVSQAARNGAEAAAQLPPYETWLQLRNNPPANYPGFTADACVRGIMEAIRSDIVLFDGSGNEGRRIEDYVIIRYPNGGQTRNLNDRGPIEIEINYPVRGITPLFDLIGLANGTINLRVVQRRSIENLGVDPASPRGVACARDVADWQELQDLRSP encoded by the coding sequence ATGAAACCCAAACGCGGACAATCCATCGTTGAGATGGCGCTCTTGCTCCCCACGATGCTGATCGTGTTGTTTGGGATTATCGAGTTTGGCTATCTGATCTTCGCTTACTCGATGGTCTCACAAGCGGCTCGTAATGGGGCCGAAGCGGCAGCACAGTTGCCACCATACGAGACGTGGTTACAACTACGCAACAATCCGCCGGCTAACTACCCCGGTTTTACTGCCGATGCGTGTGTACGGGGCATTATGGAAGCCATCCGCTCCGATATTGTCCTCTTCGACGGTTCAGGGAATGAAGGTCGGCGGATCGAGGATTATGTGATTATCCGCTACCCCAACGGTGGTCAGACACGTAATCTGAACGATCGAGGTCCGATCGAAATTGAGATTAACTACCCGGTGCGGGGCATCACACCGCTCTTTGACTTAATCGGTCTAGCAAACGGAACAATTAACTTGCGGGTGGTGCAACGTCGCTCGATTGAAAATCTCGGTGTCGATCCGGCGAGTCCGCGAGGTGTGGCCTGTGCCCGTGATGTCGCCGATTGGCAAGAGTTGCAAGACCTGCGATCGCCATAA
- a CDS encoding cyclodeaminase/cyclohydrolase family protein: MSESLMQQPLGAILDALASRAPTPGGGSVAALTGAMAAGLVSMVCELTIGKPQFAEVENELRAIHAQAEQLRAELQRLADEDIAVFNRLAAAYKLPRTTEADAATRKTAIQQITRLAAEVPLRTAQAAAALLPLCTTLANNCARLVVSDVGVAALLVRATVQSAALNVEINLAALEDQIFVRETRAQLQDLLIGLGDEVDGIVTIVRGRMVG, from the coding sequence ATGTCCGAATCATTGATGCAACAGCCACTCGGCGCCATTCTCGATGCGCTTGCCTCACGTGCCCCTACCCCCGGTGGTGGGAGTGTGGCAGCACTTACCGGTGCTATGGCAGCCGGTTTGGTGAGCATGGTGTGTGAACTGACCATCGGGAAGCCACAATTTGCCGAAGTAGAAAACGAGTTACGGGCTATTCACGCTCAGGCCGAGCAATTGCGTGCCGAATTACAACGGCTGGCCGATGAAGATATTGCCGTCTTTAATCGTCTCGCAGCGGCGTACAAACTGCCGCGCACAACCGAGGCCGATGCAGCGACACGCAAGACAGCAATCCAGCAGATTACCCGTTTGGCTGCCGAGGTACCGTTGCGAACTGCACAGGCCGCAGCAGCATTACTCCCGCTCTGCACGACCCTGGCAAACAACTGTGCGCGCCTGGTGGTCAGTGATGTTGGGGTTGCCGCTTTATTGGTACGCGCCACCGTTCAGAGTGCTGCATTGAACGTTGAGATTAATCTGGCTGCACTTGAGGATCAGATCTTTGTTCGCGAAACGCGCGCCCAGTTGCAAGATTTACTGATCGGGCTTGGTGATGAAGTTGATGGTATTGTCACCATTGTCCGGGGAAGGATGGTCGGATGA
- a CDS encoding RNA polymerase sigma factor — MPGPIIDLSLYDDEEALLAGLRRGDPDACTCFVKRFAPLVYARALHLLGDADDAENVLQTTFIKACAALPEYTGSGSLRSWLYRIASNEGLMLLRQKRAHVGLDTVGEIGSDETTSQFKTISRWAIDPARSVLDGELRREIAKAIAELPDPLRAVIVLRDIEQLSTEETAERLGISPSAVKVRLHRARLRLREALARYMETTGEAD, encoded by the coding sequence GTGCCGGGACCAATTATCGATCTATCACTCTACGACGATGAAGAAGCGCTCTTAGCCGGGTTACGTCGTGGTGATCCAGATGCTTGTACGTGCTTTGTCAAGCGCTTCGCGCCGCTTGTCTATGCACGTGCATTGCACCTGCTCGGTGATGCAGACGATGCCGAGAACGTTTTGCAGACTACATTTATCAAGGCCTGTGCAGCCCTTCCTGAGTATACCGGATCCGGTAGCTTGCGAAGTTGGCTGTACCGGATTGCGTCAAATGAAGGACTGATGCTCTTACGCCAAAAGCGGGCGCATGTTGGTCTTGATACCGTCGGCGAGATCGGGTCGGACGAGACGACGAGTCAGTTTAAGACAATATCGCGATGGGCAATCGATCCGGCGCGCAGTGTGTTAGACGGTGAATTGCGACGCGAAATTGCCAAAGCCATCGCTGAATTGCCCGATCCGTTGCGAGCCGTCATTGTATTACGAGATATTGAACAGTTAAGCACAGAGGAGACTGCCGAGCGGCTCGGCATCAGCCCCAGCGCGGTCAAGGTTCGGTTACATCGCGCACGGCTACGGTTGCGCGAGGCGCTGGCTCGTTATATGGAAACGACAGGTGAAGCCGATTGA
- a CDS encoding anti-sigma factor family protein, with product MEHFDHHQCLDLIDVLNDYLDGELSATSCAELEEHLRQCPECQEILDSLRQTVELLHHLDDVPPPLPPALEERLIDQMQRRLQDKYHY from the coding sequence ATGGAGCACTTCGATCACCATCAATGCCTCGATCTGATCGATGTCCTGAACGATTACCTCGATGGCGAACTCAGTGCTACCTCGTGTGCCGAGTTAGAAGAGCATCTACGCCAGTGCCCCGAATGCCAGGAGATATTGGACTCACTCCGCCAAACGGTTGAACTATTACACCACCTCGACGATGTACCACCCCCTTTGCCACCGGCTCTCGAAGAACGGCTTATCGATCAGATGCAACGCCGGTTACAAGACAAGTATCATTACTAG